Proteins encoded within one genomic window of Pseudomonas cannabina:
- the mdcE gene encoding biotin-independent malonate decarboxylase subunit gamma encodes MSHSQRGLNWFNALSADASEVSGLPASLKVADGLLGAQPVRFVAVVADADNRFPRARQGEVGLLEGWGLARAVDDAIEQDRERAEKRALIAIVDVPSQAYGRREEALGIHQALAGAVDSYARARLAGHPVIGLLVGKAMSGAFLAHGYQANRLIALRDPGVMVHAMGKASAARVTQRSVEDLERLAASIPPMAYDIDSYASLGLLWETLSVSQIEQPAADDLAQVRAVLSSAIKDVQASGVDLSSRLGASHRAASAHVRQMMRAQW; translated from the coding sequence ATGAGCCATTCACAACGGGGTTTGAACTGGTTCAACGCGTTGAGCGCAGACGCGAGCGAAGTCAGCGGTCTGCCTGCCTCGCTTAAAGTGGCCGATGGCCTGCTGGGTGCGCAGCCGGTGCGCTTTGTGGCAGTGGTTGCCGACGCGGACAACCGCTTTCCTCGGGCGCGCCAAGGCGAGGTCGGCTTGCTGGAAGGCTGGGGGCTGGCCAGGGCAGTGGACGATGCCATCGAACAGGATCGCGAGCGCGCCGAAAAACGTGCACTGATTGCGATTGTTGATGTGCCGAGCCAGGCGTATGGGCGTCGCGAAGAAGCGCTCGGCATTCATCAGGCGCTGGCCGGTGCGGTGGACAGCTATGCGCGAGCGCGGCTGGCCGGGCATCCGGTGATTGGCTTGCTGGTTGGCAAGGCAATGTCCGGCGCATTTCTGGCGCACGGCTATCAAGCCAATCGGTTGATCGCACTGCGTGATCCCGGCGTGATGGTGCACGCGATGGGCAAGGCCTCGGCCGCGCGCGTCACCCAGCGCAGTGTCGAGGACCTGGAAAGACTCGCCGCCAGCATCCCGCCGATGGCCTACGACATCGACAGCTACGCCAGCCTCGGCCTGCTGTGGGAAACCCTGTCTGTCAGCCAGATCGAACAGCCCGCTGCGGATGACCTGGCCCAGGTGCGCGCTGTGCTGAGCAGCGCGATCAAGGACGTGCAGGCTAGCGGCGTCGACCTGAGCAGTCGCCTTGGCGCGAGCCACCGTGCGGCGTCGGCACACGTGCGTCAGATGATGCGGGCGCAATGGTGA
- a CDS encoding PAAR domain-containing protein, producing the protein MSFIVREGDSTTTGGFVLNGSASEVIDQRRVARMGDPVWCPACTNIGFIAQGNPTYVDDLVAVATQGHAVECGCTPGSNRLTASQEHVQADMDAAVTISTELASAARLNAEHLARSLRDGSYTPEVLKPR; encoded by the coding sequence ATGTCATTCATTGTCAGGGAAGGAGATTCAACGACCACCGGCGGCTTTGTGCTGAACGGGTCGGCAAGCGAAGTCATCGACCAGCGCCGAGTGGCCCGCATGGGGGATCCGGTGTGGTGCCCGGCGTGCACGAACATCGGCTTCATCGCTCAAGGCAACCCGACGTATGTCGACGACCTGGTAGCGGTCGCCACCCAAGGTCATGCCGTTGAATGCGGCTGCACACCCGGCAGTAACCGCCTGACCGCATCGCAGGAACACGTCCAGGCCGACATGGACGCTGCTGTCACCATTTCCACAGAACTGGCCTCGGCCGCGCGGCTGAATGCCGAGCATCTGGCCCGCTCACTCAGAGACGGCAGCTACACGCCTGAGGTGCTCAAGCCGCGATGA
- a CDS encoding triphosphoribosyl-dephospho-CoA synthase, protein MSALQLTPQSASLAERLADLAVDALIAEADLSPKPALVDRRGSGAHTDLHLGLMHSSALSLWPTFKLMAEAAAHFGTVDQTLREALGQLGREGEVVMLRTTGGVNTHRGAIWALGLLVTAAALDPQNCGPEAVCRRAARLALIPDRHVPAQKSSNGSEAVRRYGVMGAREQAQQGFPAVTQRALPQLQRSRTAGCGEQNARLDALLAIMTGLTDTCVLHRSGIEGLNAMQRGAQRVLDVGGSASLAGRRALNQLDQQLLALNASPGGAADLLAACLFIDGLEPALGPVSRSA, encoded by the coding sequence ATGAGCGCACTTCAACTGACACCGCAATCGGCTTCGCTGGCCGAACGACTGGCTGATCTGGCCGTCGACGCACTGATCGCCGAGGCTGACCTGTCGCCCAAGCCCGCACTGGTGGACCGGCGTGGCAGCGGCGCGCACACCGACCTGCACCTGGGACTGATGCATTCCTCGGCGCTCTCGTTATGGCCGACGTTCAAGCTGATGGCCGAGGCTGCGGCGCATTTCGGCACCGTGGACCAGACGCTGCGTGAGGCGCTGGGCCAACTGGGGCGCGAAGGTGAGGTCGTCATGTTGCGCACCACGGGCGGGGTGAATACTCACCGTGGCGCGATCTGGGCGTTGGGCCTGCTGGTGACCGCCGCAGCGCTCGACCCACAAAACTGCGGGCCTGAAGCAGTCTGTCGGCGTGCAGCACGTCTGGCGTTGATCCCGGATCGACACGTGCCTGCGCAAAAAAGCAGCAACGGCAGTGAAGCGGTGCGTCGCTACGGGGTCATGGGCGCCCGCGAGCAGGCGCAGCAGGGCTTTCCTGCCGTGACCCAGCGTGCGCTGCCGCAATTGCAGCGCAGTCGTACGGCAGGCTGTGGTGAACAGAACGCTCGGCTCGACGCGCTGCTGGCGATCATGACCGGCCTGACCGACACCTGCGTACTGCATCGCTCCGGTATCGAAGGGCTGAACGCCATGCAGCGCGGCGCGCAACGCGTGCTGGACGTCGGCGGCAGTGCCAGCCTGGCCGGTCGCCGTGCACTGAACCAACTGGATCAACAACTGCTGGCCCTGAATGCTTCGCCTGGCGGAGCGGCTGATCTGCTCGCCGCCTGCCTTTTCATCGATGGCCTGGAGCCTGCGCTCGGCCCTGTATCGAGGAGTGCCTGA
- a CDS encoding malonate decarboxylase holo-ACP synthase, with product MVIDHVFAVLPHDLLWGMPLSALPDDAPQWAVDTVLAGQPVVVRRQTMPAGQVAVGLRGRGREQRYGAVMSLADVYRRVTPEQLIYCPSEHIQDWPALRALRQVRPVMDALERGWGICGSAGFELASGFPALHQDSDLDLILRSPVPFTRQSAAELVEALDTAVCRVDVQLQLDQGAVALREWARPVGRVLLKTVSGARLVSDPWHLAEACA from the coding sequence ATGGTGATCGATCACGTATTCGCCGTGCTGCCCCATGATTTGTTGTGGGGCATGCCGCTGTCGGCCTTGCCGGACGATGCGCCCCAATGGGCGGTCGATACGGTGCTGGCGGGGCAGCCGGTGGTGGTACGTCGCCAGACCATGCCAGCCGGTCAGGTCGCCGTGGGGTTACGCGGCCGGGGACGTGAGCAGCGCTATGGCGCGGTCATGTCGCTGGCTGATGTTTATCGCCGGGTGACTCCCGAACAATTGATCTATTGCCCAAGCGAGCACATTCAGGACTGGCCAGCGCTGCGCGCCCTGCGCCAGGTCCGTCCGGTAATGGATGCGCTGGAGCGGGGCTGGGGTATTTGCGGCAGTGCCGGGTTTGAGTTGGCCAGCGGTTTTCCAGCGCTGCATCAGGACAGCGATCTGGACCTGATTCTGCGCAGCCCCGTGCCGTTCACCCGGCAAAGTGCTGCCGAGCTGGTCGAAGCACTGGACACAGCGGTCTGTCGCGTCGATGTTCAGCTCCAGCTTGATCAAGGCGCGGTGGCATTGCGCGAATGGGCGCGGCCAGTGGGAAGAGTGCTGCTCAAGACCGTCAGCGGTGCGCGGCTGGTGAGCGACCCATGGCATCTGGCCGAGGCCTGCGCATGA
- the trhA gene encoding PAQR family membrane homeostasis protein TrhA, producing the protein MYHGEKFNAWSHLIGAVLAAVGAIWLLLMASLHGDVWKVVSMAIYGVCLVTLYSVSTIYHSVQGRPKSIMQKVDHFSIYLMIAGSYTPFCLVTLHGPWGWTLFGIVWGLALIGILQEIKPRSEARIMSIVIYAVMGWIVLVAVKPLIAALGTAGFIWLAGGGVLYTVGILFFAYDQIRHFHGIWHLFVIGGSLMHFVAICFYVL; encoded by the coding sequence ATGTACCACGGAGAAAAATTCAACGCCTGGTCACACTTGATCGGCGCAGTGCTGGCAGCGGTCGGCGCGATCTGGTTACTGCTGATGGCGAGTCTGCACGGCGATGTCTGGAAAGTGGTCAGCATGGCGATCTATGGCGTGTGTCTGGTCACGCTATACAGCGTGTCGACGATTTACCACAGCGTTCAGGGTCGCCCGAAATCGATCATGCAGAAGGTTGATCACTTTTCGATCTACCTGATGATTGCCGGCAGTTACACACCGTTCTGTCTGGTGACCCTGCACGGGCCGTGGGGCTGGACGTTGTTCGGCATCGTCTGGGGGCTGGCGCTGATCGGTATTCTGCAGGAGATAAAACCCCGCTCCGAGGCGCGGATCATGTCCATCGTGATCTATGCGGTGATGGGCTGGATCGTGCTGGTGGCCGTCAAACCGCTGATCGCAGCGCTCGGCACGGCGGGCTTCATCTGGCTGGCGGGCGGCGGCGTGCTGTACACCGTCGGCATCCTGTTCTTCGCCTACGACCAGATCCGCCACTTTCACGGCATCTGGCACCTGTTCGTGATCGGCGGCAGCCTGATGCACTTCGTGGCGATCTGTTTTTATGTGCTGTGA
- a CDS encoding biotin-independent malonate decarboxylase subunit beta, whose product MTDNARLLSQHSFIELGARQRARALVDAGSFRELLGPFDRVMSPWLAMQGVVPQADDGVVVGKGTVDGRPVVIAAIEGAFQGGSMGEVGGAKMAGALELAAEDNRNGIPTAAIVLLETGGVRLQEANLGLAAIAEIHAAMVDLRQYQPVIGVVAGSVGCFGGMSIAAGLCSYLLVTQEARLGLNGPQVIEQEAGIEEYDSRDRPFIWSLTGGEQRFASDLVDGFAADDVAGIRQQVSDWLKQGVPATHRSGQHELFLQRLASLDAEPQIDAQCVRTLYQGARS is encoded by the coding sequence ATGACTGATAACGCACGTTTGCTGAGCCAGCACAGCTTCATCGAACTTGGTGCGCGCCAACGCGCCCGCGCCCTAGTGGATGCAGGCAGCTTTCGGGAATTGCTCGGCCCGTTCGATCGCGTCATGTCGCCCTGGCTGGCGATGCAAGGCGTCGTGCCGCAGGCCGATGATGGCGTCGTGGTCGGCAAAGGCACCGTTGACGGACGACCCGTGGTGATCGCCGCCATCGAAGGTGCATTTCAGGGTGGCAGCATGGGCGAAGTCGGCGGCGCGAAAATGGCCGGTGCGCTGGAGCTGGCCGCCGAAGACAACCGCAACGGCATTCCCACCGCGGCCATTGTGTTGCTGGAAACCGGCGGGGTGCGTTTGCAGGAAGCCAATCTGGGTCTGGCGGCGATTGCCGAGATTCATGCCGCGATGGTCGACCTGCGCCAGTACCAGCCGGTGATCGGCGTGGTGGCGGGCAGCGTCGGCTGTTTTGGCGGGATGTCGATCGCTGCCGGTTTGTGCAGCTATTTATTGGTGACCCAGGAAGCCCGACTTGGCCTCAACGGCCCGCAGGTGATCGAGCAAGAAGCGGGCATCGAAGAATACGACTCCCGCGACCGGCCGTTTATCTGGAGTCTGACCGGTGGCGAGCAGCGTTTCGCCAGCGATCTGGTGGACGGTTTTGCCGCCGACGATGTTGCCGGTATCCGTCAACAGGTCAGCGACTGGCTCAAACAAGGCGTACCGGCAACGCATCGCAGCGGTCAACACGAGTTGTTCCTGCAACGCTTGGCCAGCCTCGACGCTGAACCGCAAATCGACGCGCAATGTGTGCGCACTCTTTATCAAGGAGCCCGGTCATGA
- a CDS encoding LysR family transcriptional regulator, whose amino-acid sequence MQIDDELTLKKLEIFLAFMRTGNLARAAEALQTSNVSVHRAIHSLESALRCPLFKHEGRNLTPLESAYVLEERAQKLVQDVLATVELTRQAAGFSAARFRLGALYSLTVKTVPQLIMGLKIRRSELNIDLILGSNIDLLYKLKNMEVDAMLVALDESTNDPDCEHLALFSDDIFLAVPTDSPFAERHEVDLSDLREATFITLTQGFATHRDGIRVFQQAGFEPKVAMQVNDIFTLLSMVSSGVGYALLPGRIAAVYENRVRLIPLQSRYRMQQHIGMVFLKSKERDPNLLALVAECRMYANRLLEQAI is encoded by the coding sequence ATGCAGATCGATGACGAACTCACCCTGAAGAAACTGGAAATATTCCTCGCGTTCATGCGCACCGGCAATCTGGCCCGTGCGGCGGAGGCGTTGCAGACCAGTAACGTCAGCGTCCACCGTGCCATTCATTCCCTGGAAAGCGCCCTGCGCTGCCCGCTGTTCAAGCACGAAGGGCGTAACCTGACGCCGCTGGAAAGCGCTTATGTGCTGGAAGAACGCGCTCAGAAACTGGTGCAGGATGTGCTCGCCACCGTGGAACTGACCCGTCAGGCGGCGGGCTTTTCGGCAGCACGATTCCGGCTCGGGGCGTTGTATTCGCTAACAGTAAAGACCGTGCCGCAGTTGATCATGGGCTTGAAGATCCGCCGCAGCGAGCTGAATATCGACCTGATTCTGGGCTCGAACATCGACCTGCTCTACAAGCTCAAGAACATGGAAGTCGACGCCATGCTGGTGGCGCTGGACGAGAGCACCAATGACCCGGATTGCGAGCATCTGGCGCTGTTTTCCGATGACATCTTTCTCGCCGTCCCTACCGACTCGCCCTTCGCCGAACGCCACGAAGTCGACCTGAGCGACCTGCGTGAAGCGACGTTCATCACCCTGACCCAGGGCTTCGCCACCCACCGCGACGGCATACGGGTTTTTCAGCAGGCCGGGTTCGAGCCCAAGGTGGCGATGCAGGTCAATGACATCTTCACCCTGCTGAGCATGGTCAGCTCCGGCGTCGGCTATGCGCTGCTGCCGGGGCGTATCGCAGCGGTCTATGAAAACCGCGTGCGCCTGATCCCGTTGCAAAGCCGCTACCGCATGCAGCAACACATCGGCATGGTCTTTCTCAAGTCCAAAGAGCGCGATCCCAACCTGCTGGCGCTGGTGGCCGAATGCCGGATGTATGCGAATCGCCTGTTGGAGCAGGCGATCTGA
- a CDS encoding malonate decarboxylase subunit delta, with protein METLSFEFPAGQPPKGRALVGVVGSGDLEVLLEPGQPGKLSIQVVTSVNGASLRWKHLFERMFDGQTPPALSIDIHDFGATPGVVRLRLEQGFEEIDHD; from the coding sequence ATGGAAACCCTGTCTTTTGAATTCCCCGCCGGACAGCCGCCCAAAGGCCGAGCGCTGGTGGGTGTGGTCGGTTCCGGTGATCTTGAAGTACTGCTGGAGCCGGGTCAGCCAGGCAAATTGTCGATTCAGGTGGTGACCTCGGTCAACGGTGCCTCGCTGCGCTGGAAGCACTTGTTCGAGCGCATGTTCGACGGTCAGACCCCGCCCGCGCTGAGCATCGATATTCATGACTTCGGCGCAACGCCCGGAGTGGTGCGCCTGCGTCTGGAGCAGGGCTTCGAGGAGATCGACCATGACTGA
- the madM gene encoding malonate transporter subunit MadM yields MWPLIEKGLEHNGLITAFAFVGIIMWVSVVLSKRLTFGRVHGSAIAIVIGLILAWVGGTLTGGQKGLADITLFSGIGLMGGAMLRDFAIVATAFEVQATEARKAGLIGVIALLLGTILPFIVGASIAWVFGYRDAISMTTIGAGAVTYIVGPVTGAALGATSDVMALSIATGLIKAILVMVGTPMAARWMGLDNPRSAMVFGGLAGTVSGVTAGLAATDRRLVPYGALTATFHTGLGCLLGPSVLYFLVRAIVG; encoded by the coding sequence ATGTGGCCACTTATCGAGAAGGGACTTGAGCACAACGGCCTGATCACCGCTTTCGCCTTCGTCGGCATCATCATGTGGGTCTCTGTGGTGCTGTCAAAACGCCTGACGTTTGGCCGCGTACATGGCTCGGCGATTGCCATCGTCATTGGCCTGATTCTGGCCTGGGTCGGCGGCACCTTGACCGGTGGCCAGAAGGGGCTGGCCGACATCACACTGTTCTCCGGCATTGGCCTGATGGGCGGGGCGATGCTGCGTGACTTCGCCATCGTCGCCACCGCCTTTGAAGTGCAGGCCACCGAAGCCCGCAAAGCCGGGCTGATCGGCGTGATTGCCCTGCTGCTGGGTACGATTCTGCCATTTATCGTCGGTGCGAGCATTGCCTGGGTGTTTGGCTATCGCGATGCAATCAGCATGACCACCATCGGCGCGGGCGCGGTGACCTATATCGTCGGCCCGGTGACCGGCGCTGCGTTGGGCGCGACCTCCGATGTGATGGCACTGTCGATTGCCACTGGCCTGATCAAAGCCATTCTGGTGATGGTCGGCACACCGATGGCTGCGCGCTGGATGGGGCTGGACAACCCGCGCTCGGCGATGGTCTTTGGCGGCCTGGCCGGCACCGTCAGCGGCGTCACCGCAGGGCTGGCGGCGACCGATCGGCGTCTTGTGCCTTACGGCGCGCTGACTGCCACCTTCCACACCGGGCTGGGCTGCCTGCTCGGGCCGTCGGTGTTGTATTTCCTTGTGCGCGCTATCGTGGGTTAG
- the madL gene encoding malonate transporter subunit MadL, with product MIIYGVALLASCTLAGVILGDMLGVLLGVKSNVGGVGIAMILLICARLWMEKHGGMSKDCEMGVGFWGALYIPVVVAMAAQQNVVTALKGGPVAVLAAVGSVVLCACTIALISRTNRGEPLPKDEQLLTPVINPAGGR from the coding sequence ATGATTATCTACGGTGTTGCACTACTGGCTAGCTGCACCCTCGCGGGCGTGATTCTCGGCGACATGCTCGGCGTTCTGCTGGGCGTCAAATCCAACGTGGGCGGGGTCGGGATCGCCATGATCCTGCTGATCTGCGCGCGTTTGTGGATGGAAAAACACGGCGGCATGAGCAAGGACTGCGAAATGGGCGTCGGTTTCTGGGGCGCGCTGTACATTCCGGTGGTGGTCGCGATGGCGGCGCAACAGAACGTCGTGACCGCCTTGAAGGGCGGACCTGTGGCCGTGCTGGCCGCGGTCGGTTCAGTAGTGCTGTGTGCCTGCACCATCGCACTGATCAGCCGCACCAATCGGGGTGAGCCTTTGCCCAAGGATGAGCAGTTGCTGACCCCGGTAATCAACCCGGCCGGGGGACGTTGA
- a CDS encoding ParA family protein, with translation MRRVVFNQKGGVGKSSIACNLAAVSAHEGYRTLLIDLDAQANSTQYLTGLTGDDIPMGIAEFFKNTLAAAPFAKKNHVDIYETPFDNLHVVTATAELADLQPKLEAKHKINKLRKLLDELSEDYERIYLDTPPALNFYAVSALIASDRVLIPFDCDSFSREALYGLMREIDELKEDHNEDLLVEGIIVNQFQPRASLPQQILDELIAEGLPVLPVYLNASVKMRESHQANLPLIHLDPRHKLTQQFVDLHHLLETNAHP, from the coding sequence ATGCGTCGCGTGGTATTCAATCAGAAGGGTGGTGTCGGCAAATCCAGCATCGCCTGCAATCTGGCTGCAGTCAGCGCTCACGAAGGCTATCGGACACTGTTGATTGACCTCGATGCGCAAGCCAACTCGACTCAATACCTCACCGGCCTTACCGGCGACGACATTCCGATGGGCATTGCCGAGTTCTTCAAGAACACGCTGGCGGCGGCGCCGTTCGCCAAGAAGAACCATGTCGACATCTACGAAACGCCGTTTGACAACCTGCATGTGGTAACGGCCACCGCCGAGCTGGCCGACCTGCAACCCAAGCTTGAGGCCAAACACAAGATCAACAAGCTGCGCAAACTGCTGGACGAATTGAGCGAAGATTACGAGCGGATTTACCTGGACACGCCGCCTGCGCTGAATTTCTATGCGGTTTCGGCGTTGATTGCGTCGGATCGCGTGTTGATCCCGTTTGACTGCGATAGCTTCTCCCGTGAGGCGCTGTACGGCCTGATGCGCGAAATCGACGAGCTGAAAGAAGATCACAACGAGGATCTGCTGGTCGAGGGCATAATCGTCAACCAGTTCCAGCCAAGGGCCAGCCTGCCACAGCAGATACTCGACGAACTGATCGCCGAGGGCCTGCCGGTGCTGCCGGTCTACCTCAATGCCTCGGTGAAAATGCGCGAATCCCATCAAGCCAACCTGCCCCTGATCCACCTCGACCCACGGCACAAACTGACACAACAGTTCGTTGACCTGCATCACCTGCTGGAAACCAATGCCCATCCGTGA
- the mdcH gene encoding malonate decarboxylase subunit epsilon has protein sequence MSSIWVFPGQGAQQAGMLHQLPDDPVVRDCLQESADALGEHVLALDTSQALQSTRAVQLCLLIAGVACARLLQARDCVPDYVAGLSIGAYPAAVIGDALAFDDAVRLVALRGELMQSTYPEGYGMTAVIGLDQAQVETMIGQVHSPKTPVFLANINADKQMVIAGSFEAMQQVGQLAKAAGAAAVKRLAVSVPSHCALLDAPAQQLADAFSRIELKVPKVRYLSGSTARPLLSAEKLREDLAFNMCRVIDWRSTVETAYERGVRLHIELPPGSVLTGLARKVFQQGTALAFQAARLDSLLALSREEGSRSR, from the coding sequence ATGAGCAGCATTTGGGTGTTTCCCGGCCAGGGCGCGCAGCAGGCAGGCATGCTGCATCAGTTGCCCGACGACCCGGTGGTTCGCGATTGCCTGCAAGAGTCTGCCGACGCGCTCGGTGAACATGTTCTGGCGCTGGACACCTCTCAGGCACTGCAATCGACACGCGCCGTGCAGCTTTGCCTGCTGATCGCCGGTGTCGCCTGCGCCCGGCTGTTGCAGGCGCGTGACTGTGTGCCGGATTACGTCGCAGGGCTGTCTATCGGCGCCTATCCAGCCGCTGTCATCGGTGACGCGCTGGCCTTCGACGATGCCGTGCGGCTGGTCGCGTTGCGCGGCGAACTGATGCAGAGCACTTACCCCGAGGGCTACGGCATGACCGCGGTCATCGGCCTGGATCAAGCACAGGTCGAGACGATGATCGGCCAGGTACACAGCCCGAAAACCCCGGTGTTCCTCGCCAATATCAATGCCGACAAACAGATGGTCATCGCAGGCAGCTTCGAGGCGATGCAACAGGTCGGGCAACTGGCCAAGGCGGCGGGGGCCGCAGCCGTCAAGCGCCTCGCAGTCAGCGTGCCGTCACATTGCGCTTTGCTGGACGCGCCCGCGCAGCAACTGGCCGATGCGTTTTCACGCATCGAACTGAAAGTGCCGAAGGTGCGCTACCTCAGTGGCAGCACGGCGCGGCCGCTGCTGAGCGCCGAAAAGCTGCGTGAGGATCTGGCGTTCAACATGTGCCGGGTCATCGACTGGCGCAGCACCGTGGAAACCGCCTACGAACGCGGTGTGCGCCTGCACATTGAGCTGCCGCCCGGTTCGGTACTGACCGGGCTGGCGCGCAAGGTTTTTCAGCAGGGAACGGCGCTGGCCTTTCAGGCGGCGCGTCTGGACAGTCTGCTCGCGCTGTCGCGAGAGGAGGGCAGCCGCAGCCGATAG
- the mdcA gene encoding malonate decarboxylase subunit alpha: MTTTTSPDARWTRRRTEKQRRLQQVRALADGVVLPTDKIVAALEALLVSGDRVVLEGNNQKQADFLSRALAKVDPGKVHDLHMIMPSVGRAEHLDLFEQGIARKLDFSFAGTQSLRISQLLEDGLLEVGAIHTYIELYARLVVDLIPNVVLAAGFMADRAGNIYTGPSTEDTPALIEPAAFSDGIVIVQVNKLVDDVSELPRVDIPASWVDFVVVADKPFYIEPLFTRDPRHIKPVHVLMAMMAIRGIYEKHNVQSLNHGIGFNTAAIELILPTYGESLGLKGKICRNWTLNPHPTLIPAIESGWVESVHCFGTELGMENYIAARPDVFFTGRDGSLRSNRQLCQLAGQYAVDLFIGATLQVDGDGHSSTVTRGRLAGFGGAPNMGHDPRGRRHATPAWLDMRQQNEDGPAAYLERGKKLVVQMVETFQEGGKPTFVETLDAVEVAKKSGMPLAPIMIYGDDVTHLLTEEGIAYLYKARSLEERQAMIAAVAGVTVIGLRHNPKDTARMRREGLIALPEDLGIRRTDASRELLAAKSIADLVQWSGGLYNPPAKFRSW, from the coding sequence ATGACAACAACAACTTCCCCCGACGCACGCTGGACACGTCGTCGCACCGAGAAACAGCGGCGTCTGCAGCAGGTGCGGGCGCTGGCCGACGGCGTGGTGTTGCCGACCGACAAGATTGTCGCGGCGCTGGAGGCCTTGCTGGTTTCCGGGGATCGGGTGGTGCTCGAGGGTAATAACCAGAAACAGGCGGACTTCCTGTCCCGCGCGCTGGCCAAAGTCGATCCGGGCAAGGTGCATGACCTGCACATGATCATGCCCAGCGTCGGCCGCGCCGAGCATCTGGACCTGTTCGAGCAGGGCATCGCCCGCAAGCTGGACTTCTCGTTTGCCGGCACACAAAGCCTGCGCATCAGCCAGTTGCTGGAAGATGGCCTGCTTGAAGTCGGTGCGATTCACACCTACATCGAACTGTATGCGCGGCTGGTAGTGGACCTGATCCCCAATGTGGTGCTGGCCGCAGGCTTCATGGCTGACCGGGCCGGTAACATTTACACCGGCCCGAGCACCGAAGATACCCCCGCACTGATCGAGCCGGCTGCGTTCAGCGATGGCATTGTTATCGTTCAGGTCAACAAACTGGTGGATGACGTCAGCGAGCTGCCACGGGTCGACATTCCCGCCTCGTGGGTCGACTTCGTGGTGGTCGCCGACAAGCCGTTTTACATCGAACCGCTGTTCACCCGCGATCCGCGCCACATCAAGCCGGTGCACGTGCTGATGGCAATGATGGCAATTCGCGGCATCTACGAGAAACACAATGTCCAGTCGCTGAACCATGGCATCGGCTTTAACACCGCCGCCATCGAACTGATACTGCCGACCTACGGCGAGTCGCTGGGGCTCAAAGGCAAGATCTGCCGTAACTGGACGCTCAACCCGCATCCGACCCTGATTCCGGCCATCGAGAGCGGCTGGGTCGAGAGCGTGCATTGCTTCGGCACCGAGCTGGGCATGGAAAACTACATTGCCGCCCGCCCGGATGTGTTCTTCACCGGGCGCGACGGCTCGCTGCGTTCCAACCGGCAACTCTGTCAGTTGGCCGGCCAGTATGCCGTGGACCTGTTCATCGGCGCGACCTTGCAGGTCGATGGCGACGGGCATTCCTCGACCGTCACCCGGGGCCGCCTGGCCGGTTTTGGCGGTGCGCCGAACATGGGCCATGACCCGCGCGGACGACGTCATGCCACCCCGGCCTGGCTGGACATGCGCCAACAGAACGAGGACGGCCCGGCGGCCTATCTGGAACGCGGCAAAAAACTCGTGGTGCAGATGGTCGAGACCTTCCAGGAGGGCGGCAAACCGACCTTCGTCGAAACGCTGGATGCCGTTGAAGTGGCGAAGAAAAGCGGCATGCCGCTGGCCCCGATCATGATCTACGGCGACGACGTCACCCATTTGCTCACCGAAGAAGGCATCGCCTACCTCTACAAGGCGCGCAGCCTGGAAGAGCGTCAGGCAATGATTGCGGCGGTAGCAGGCGTGACCGTGATCGGCTTGCGCCACAACCCGAAAGACACCGCCCGCATGCGCCGCGAAGGCCTGATCGCCCTGCCCGAAGACCTTGGCATCCGGCGCACCGACGCCAGCCGCGAACTGTTGGCCGCCAAGAGCATTGCCGATCTGGTTCAGTGGTCCGGCGGTCTCTACAACCCGCCTGCCAAATTCAGGAGCTGGTGA